From Desulfobacterales bacterium, a single genomic window includes:
- a CDS encoding flavodoxin family protein, which produces MKAIAFNGSARKDGNTAIMTRWVFDELEKEGIETELYQLKGKQINGCIACYKCFENKDQRCAVKKDDLNECIEKMLAADSIILASPVYFSNVTSQIKALIDRAGMTAIANNAMFRRKLGASVVVARRGGASHTFASLNNFFFISQMIVPGSNYWNMGFGRDKGDVEKDKEAQGTMRTLGQNMAWLLKQIQ; this is translated from the coding sequence ATGAAAGCTATCGCATTCAACGGCAGCGCTCGCAAAGACGGCAATACAGCCATTATGACTCGCTGGGTTTTTGATGAATTGGAAAAGGAAGGCATCGAAACTGAGCTCTACCAATTGAAAGGCAAGCAGATCAACGGCTGCATCGCCTGTTACAAATGTTTTGAAAATAAAGATCAGCGATGCGCAGTGAAAAAAGATGATTTAAACGAATGCATTGAAAAGATGCTTGCTGCGGACTCGATCATTCTCGCCTCCCCGGTTTACTTTTCGAATGTAACGTCTCAAATCAAAGCTTTAATCGATCGAGCCGGGATGACAGCTATCGCTAATAATGCCATGTTTCGTCGCAAACTGGGGGCCTCAGTCGTTGTTGCACGCCGAGGTGGTGCCAGCCACACCTTCGCCTCATTGAACAACTTTTTCTTCATTAGCCAGATGATCGTGCCCGGTTCGAATTATTGGAATATGGGCTTTGGTCGCGATAAAGGTGATGTCGAAAAGGACAAAGAGGCCCAGGGCACTATGCGAACACTGGGACAGAACATGGCTTGGCTTCTAAAGCAGATTCAATAA
- a CDS encoding epoxyqueuosine reductase, which translates to MNYAKTLKASSAILKKAKEFGATLAGFANVEELKRAPSSTFAPQMPDAGKGIGTRTREGKSGLKPGEVEWPSNAETVLVIAVEHPADKPEMDWWFGRVDPPGNRVLAKTVKALCPWITETYGIDTFHLPYHVEKGGIYLKDAAVMAGLGCIGKSNILVTPEYGPRIRLRALTLSESFPSTGPSPFNPCAICDGLCRKACPQNAFGEMIYQAEDYNQDILPGRDGNFSRPVCGVQMDIDNDEAVEQDVESFEEPVKVIKYCRKCELTCPVGKR; encoded by the coding sequence ATGAATTACGCCAAAACATTGAAGGCCTCATCGGCCATCCTGAAAAAAGCCAAGGAATTCGGGGCGACATTGGCCGGCTTTGCCAATGTTGAGGAGCTTAAGCGTGCCCCGTCCTCTACCTTTGCACCCCAGATGCCTGATGCCGGCAAAGGTATCGGCACCCGCACCCGGGAAGGTAAGTCGGGGCTTAAACCGGGAGAAGTTGAATGGCCGTCGAATGCTGAAACAGTGCTCGTCATCGCGGTGGAACATCCGGCAGACAAACCCGAAATGGACTGGTGGTTTGGAAGGGTTGATCCGCCCGGCAACCGCGTGCTGGCAAAAACGGTCAAGGCACTTTGCCCCTGGATAACAGAGACATATGGTATCGATACGTTTCATTTGCCCTATCATGTCGAAAAAGGCGGCATCTACTTGAAGGATGCAGCGGTAATGGCCGGATTAGGGTGTATCGGCAAGAGCAACATCCTTGTCACACCCGAGTACGGCCCCCGGATACGGCTCAGGGCGCTGACGCTCTCCGAGTCTTTTCCATCCACGGGACCGAGTCCGTTCAATCCCTGCGCCATATGTGACGGGCTATGCCGAAAAGCATGCCCCCAAAACGCTTTTGGGGAAATGATCTATCAAGCAGAAGATTATAATCAGGATATCCTGCCGGGTCGGGATGGGAATTTCAGCCGGCCCGTTTGTGGTGTTCAGATGGACATCGATAACGACGAGGCCGTCGAGCAGGACGTCGAGAGCTTTGAAGAGCCCGTCAAAGTCATAAAATATTGCCGGAAGTGCGAACTAACCTGTCCGGTAGGCAAGCGTTAA
- a CDS encoding methylenetetrahydrofolate reductase C-terminal domain-containing protein, which produces MLHTFKDDMQNPSKFMVTLELVPGTQPTRRKLDTVLKIAADALKDGRVSALSITDNPGGNPALAPDALGVEIIGMGMDAIVHFTCRDINRGGMQSRALQLAMVGMHNILALSGDYTSSGGEQGTPVFDLDSVSLICMLNMLKQTQELKDPKDLIIGCAVSPFKYTEAEVWAQYAKMSKKLAAGADYVITQLGFDVRKFEELIRVQKQMGCSVPTLASLYVLTPGAARMMNQGKIPGCVVSDELLQKVTSEWQNKEEGRQAALERAARLGVVLKGLGYRGVHIGGLDQSFDRVAWILDRMEAIEDRWREFLPEFNYANPYGYYAYPRQSTEHDQPANPLQTKQPISIAERFLFGVMQKMHDLFFSFDSACRFLLRPLARGLDKNRFGRALMHVMEHPVKILLFSCQRCGDCGLQHLAFQCPESGCPKHTRNGACGGSLNGKCEVRPEQLCVWVRAYRRWSNTGQTQEMFSDFVPPRMWELNHSSSWLNFHLGRDHQTASSKIAPYYGPVTCRLETDSHNAHNKH; this is translated from the coding sequence ATGCTGCACACATTCAAGGACGATATGCAGAATCCATCAAAATTCATGGTGACCCTGGAACTGGTCCCCGGGACTCAACCGACACGCCGCAAGCTGGATACAGTTCTTAAAATTGCCGCCGACGCCCTTAAAGACGGACGGGTGTCCGCCCTTTCCATCACGGACAATCCCGGCGGCAATCCGGCCTTGGCACCGGATGCATTGGGCGTTGAAATCATTGGTATGGGGATGGATGCCATCGTTCATTTTACCTGTCGTGACATCAATCGGGGCGGTATGCAAAGCCGCGCCCTGCAACTGGCCATGGTGGGGATGCACAACATTTTAGCACTCAGTGGAGACTATACCAGCTCAGGCGGGGAACAGGGCACGCCAGTGTTTGATCTGGATTCGGTGAGTCTGATCTGCATGCTGAATATGCTCAAGCAAACCCAGGAATTAAAGGATCCGAAAGACCTGATTATCGGCTGTGCTGTTTCGCCGTTCAAATACACTGAGGCTGAGGTGTGGGCCCAGTATGCCAAAATGAGCAAAAAATTAGCTGCTGGCGCAGATTACGTCATCACCCAGCTTGGATTTGATGTGCGCAAATTTGAGGAACTCATCCGTGTTCAAAAACAGATGGGCTGTTCGGTGCCGACCCTGGCATCCTTATATGTGCTGACACCCGGGGCTGCCCGCATGATGAATCAGGGAAAGATCCCCGGCTGTGTGGTATCGGATGAGCTTCTCCAAAAGGTAACCTCGGAATGGCAAAACAAAGAAGAGGGCCGCCAGGCTGCCCTGGAGAGAGCAGCGCGGCTGGGGGTTGTCCTTAAGGGCCTTGGTTACCGCGGCGTTCATATTGGTGGGCTTGACCAAAGCTTTGACCGCGTCGCCTGGATACTAGATCGAATGGAGGCCATTGAAGATCGTTGGCGTGAATTTTTGCCGGAATTCAACTATGCCAATCCCTACGGCTACTATGCCTATCCCCGCCAATCGACAGAGCATGACCAACCGGCAAACCCGCTTCAAACGAAACAACCAATTTCAATAGCGGAAAGATTTCTGTTTGGTGTGATGCAAAAAATGCACGATCTATTCTTCAGTTTTGATTCTGCATGTAGATTCTTGCTCAGGCCGTTGGCTCGTGGGCTGGATAAAAACCGTTTCGGCCGAGCATTGATGCATGTGATGGAACACCCTGTTAAAATATTGCTTTTTTCCTGCCAAAGGTGTGGAGACTGCGGGCTGCAGCACCTGGCCTTCCAGTGCCCCGAGTCCGGTTGCCCCAAACATACCCGCAACGGTGCCTGCGGCGGCAGTCTCAACGGTAAATGCGAGGTACGCCCCGAGCAACTATGCGTGTGGGTAAGAGCCTATCGGCGCTGGTCAAACACGGGACAAACCCAGGAAATGTTCAGTGATTTTGTGCCGCCCCGTATGTGGGAACTGAACCATTCCTCTTCCTGGCTCAATTTTCACCTTGGCCGAGACCACCAGACAGCCTCAAGCAAGATCGCTCCTTATTACGGCCCAGTCACCTGTCGTTTGGAAACCGACAGTCATAATGCACACAATAAACATTGA